Genomic DNA from Acidimicrobiales bacterium:
CGAGATGCTCAGTTTCTTGGGGCCCGATGCGGCCGAGGGGGTTGCGGCGCTGCGCGAGAAGCGAGCCCCGAAGTTCCCGACGGCCCAGTAGCGCTCGAGTCCCGAGCGGCTGCTTCCTCGCGCCGACCAGCGCTGGCGCGCAGGTCGAAGTCGAGCAGCCACACCCGATAGAACTCCGGGTCCGACAGACTGCTCGGGTGGTGCCCCCGCAGCAACGCGCCGGCCATGGTGGGCAGCAGTTCGAAGACGAAGGTCAAGCACCACCAGGTGAGGCGAAGCCACGCCATGGGCGACAGGATCCGCCGGGAGCTGATCATCATGACCAGCGTTCCCAGCACCGTGTAGAAGGCAAGCGTCGACAGTGATGCGAGCATGCCGATCAGGAAGGACCCGCGGCTGCCCCCTCGGGCGGTGAAGACGTCGAACGCCACGGTCTTGTGCTCGACCTCCTCGGCGAGATGCCAGACGAAGAGGTCGGCCGCCGGACCGTCGGCCCCGTCGAGCAGGGTGCGGCGATGGTCGGCGACCCAGCGAGCGATGGCGTAGGCGATCGTCTCGGCACCGGCGGCATACGCGAGCGCAAAGTTGCCGCGGCCCTTGGCCTCGATGAAGCGGAAGGTCCTCGACAGCCAGTGATCGACCTTGCGCAGGAAGGGGTAACGGTGGATCAGGTGCTGGTTGAAGCGCCGGTGTTGCCCGTGGTGTGAGCTCTCCTGCGCCGCGTAGGCCCGCGCCTGTTCGGCGAGCGGGGCGTCCAACTCGTCGATGACGCCCCGGACGGACCGAACCACGTACGGTTCGACGTGGGGCATCATCATCGAGACGGCATTGGCCGCCATGGCGAATTCCGGCAATCTGCGCTGCCAATCGACCTCGAACGAGGCCGTCGAATCGAACGAGACCTGGCGGGCCCGGAGTGGGTGGTCCGCCAGCGGCGTGTCGAAGGTGGCGCTCATGAGCCTCCCGTCGGCACGAAGCGCTCGATCGGGAGCGCTTCGGACGAGGTCAGGCGGCATAGTGCTCCGAATCGGGCGAATTGCTTGGATTCCATGCATTGGTGCCGATGGGGGCTACACTCTCCACAACCGTCGATCGCATGGCTCTCAGAGTGGTGCGATTCGCCTCCTCCAGACCAGGTGTTCTGTCTGCAGGAGCGCCGCCTTTCGCGAGGCCCTGCGCGGTGTCACACCAACGACGAGCGGTCAGCGGCGGGCGCTTCGTGACTTTCGAGTTGCGAGACACCCGACTGGGCCGGTCGATGTCAACCGTCTGAGAACGGAGCCTTCCATCTCCTCGCCATCTTCTCCTCTCTCGCCGTCGCAGCTGGGCGACTTCGAGCACCTCGTGCAGCGCCATCTCGATGGCCGTGTCGACGCCGAGGGACGTTCGATGTTGGAGCGTCACCACGACGCATGGGTGCGCGTCCTCCTCCGCATGCTCGACGACGCCGAGGTGGCCTACGACGACGCTCGCGACGCCATTCACGGGCCGGAGCGTGCGATGGTGCTGGCCGACCTCCAATCCGAGATCGATGCGATCGATGAGCAGCTGACCGAGCTGGTCGGACCGGCCAAGCCGCTCAACGCCCCGCCAGCGTCGGCATCGGCCGCTGGTGCTCCTGCCGCCCCGTTGGCGCTCGATCTCGACCCGGGGAGCACACAACTCCACCTGTCGTGGATCCCGGGCCGCATCGTGGCCTGGACCGGTGGCTACCTCGCCCCGAGCGATGACACCGATGGCGTGATCGCACGCCTGGTCGCCTCTGGCGCCTCGGCCACCGTGTGGGAGCCGCACACCGGCGCCAAACTGCCCGATGGGGGCAAGGCCGATGCCGTGAGCGCCCCACTCGAGGCGGTGCTCGGTTGGCTCGTGTCGTTGCGGATGTCGCACGACGATCCCGACATCGGGACCTCGGCCACCTGGCTGGGCATGATCGGCTCGTTGGCGGTCCAGCTCGTCGCCCAGGGCCGAATGATTCCCAAGCTCAAGAAGATCGGTCGGGCCGAGGGCGAGGGCAAGTCCAACAACGACGACCGCTCGAGCTTCGCCGTCCACTGGGCCCCAGCGCTCATGGAACCCGACGACATCGTCGCCCTCTCGAACGCCCTGCCGCTCGCCGTCACGGTCTTCCGCAATCGGCAGGACGCCCGGGCGTTCAGCCAGGCGGTGCTGGCCGACATTGTCGACGTGATCGTCTCCGCCGGCGCTCGCCGGCTCGAGGTCCCGGCGGCGCCACCTGAGCCGCGCACCAAGCCCGAGGTCGCCGAAGCGTTCCTCGGCCACATCAATGGCGAGCCGTTCGATGCGCCGAGCCGCGCCGGTGCCGAGCTCGGCCGACGCCTCGACCAATGGTCGCGTGCCATCTCCGGTGCGGCCAACGTCAAGCTCGTGCTCGTGCTCGAGGAGCCCGACAGCGCTGGTGCCTGGCACCTACGGGTCATGGCGCCGGGAACCGGTTCGTCGCTCGAACCGGTCGAGTCGGCCATGGTCAACTCCTCGAACACCAAGCGCAAAGAGGTCAAGGACCAGCTCGCTCGGCTCGAGACGCTCTATCCGGTGCTGTTGCGCCCGGGTGGCCGTCGCCGCGGCGAGGTCGTGCTCAGCCAGGACGAAGCCTGGCAACTCATGAGTTCGATCGGTGACACCCTCACCGCTGCCGGCTTCGAGGTCCGGGCGCCGCAGCTGTCGCGCAAGCGGAGCACCCCGGCGCTGCGCCTCACTTCCGAAGAGGCCCAGGAATCGGTGGTCGGCGCCCGCCAGCTGGCGAACGTCCGGTGGTCGGTGGTCTTCGACGATGTCGAACTCACCGCCGCCGAGATTCAGCGCCTTGCCGCCCAGGCTCGCCCGCTCGTGCAGTCCAACGGCCGGTGGATCGAACTCGACAAGGTCGATCTCGCCGATGCCGCTCGTGCCCTGGCCGAGCGGGCCGACGCCACCAAGCTCACCGGCGCCGACATGCTCCGCCATGCGCTCGGCCTGGAAGGCTCGCCGTTGCTCGGCGGCATCACCGTCGCCGGCGAGGGCTGGGCCGCCGATCTGCTGCGCAGCGCGGCCTCGGTGCCCGACGACCTCCCCACCCAGCCCGAGGGCTTCAAGGGTGAGCTTCGCCACTATCAGGCCGAGGCGTTGGCCTGGCTGGGCTTCCTCGACACCGCCGGCCTCGGTGGCTGTCTTGCCCTCGACATGGGGCTCGGCAAGACGCCAACCATGCTGGCTCACCTGCGCCGCTCGGTCGGCAGCGGCCCGGCACTCGTCATCGCTCCGCCGGCCGTGGTCGGCAACTGGGCCTCGGAAACCCGCAAGTTCGTGCCCGACCTGCGGGTGATCGTCCATCACGGCCCGAACCGAGCCGAGGGCCGCGAGATCGCCAAGCTCGGCGAGCGGGCCGATGTCGTGATCACCACCTACGGCACGGCCGTCCGCGATGCCGACGACCTGGCGAAGATCGAGTGGGGCAAGACCGTGCTCGACGAGGCCCAGGCGATCAAGAACGCCACCAGCGAAACGGCACAGGTGCTGCGCACCATCCCGGCTCGCAGCCGGATCGCCCTCACCGGCACCCCAATCGAGAACGGGCTCGGCGACCTGTGGTCGATCATGGACTACACCAATCCTGGATTGGTCGGAAACCGGGCCCAGTTCATCTCGCAGCTGTCACCGACCGGTGCCAGTACCGATGGCGCCGAGGGTGCGTTGCGAGCGTTGAACGGGATCCTCGTGTTCCGTCGGACGAAGGCCGAGCCGGCCATCGCCGCCGAGCTTCCGGACCGCATCGACGAACTCGATCACTGTTCGATGACTCCCGAGCAGATCGGTCTGTATCAGGCCGTTCTGGACACGCTCATCAAGGATCAGGCCGAGGAAGGTACCGACCGGAAGAAGGGCGCCGTCCTCGCTGCCATCACGGCGCTCAAGCAGATCTGCAACCACCCGTCGGCCTACCGCGACGACGGCGGTCCGCTCGAGGGTCGGTCGGGCAAGCTGGCCCGACTCAACGAGATCGTCGACAACGTGTTCGCGTCGGGCGAGCGGGTGCTGATCTTCACCCACTTCGCGTCGTGGGGCGTGAAGCTGGCCGAGTACCTGACCAACCGCACCGGTCTCCCGATCGCCTGCTACCACGGCGGTCTGGCCCGCGGCGCCCGTGACACCCTCGTGAGCGAGTTCCAGAAGGGCAAGGGCGCCGGCGCCATGGTGCTGTCGCTCAAGGCCGGCGGCACCGGCCTCAACCTGACCGCCGCCAACCACGTCGTGCTCTACGACCGGTGGTGGAACCCGGCGGTCGAAGATCAGGCTCGCGACCGCGTGTGGCGCATCGGCCAGCTAAACACCGTCATCGCCCACCGACTGGTGTGCCCGGGCACGGTCGACGAGCGAGTCGAAGAAGTCGTGGCCGGCAAGCGGCAGATTGCCGACATGGTGCTGCCGAAGTCGTCCTCGATCGACGACCTCGATGCCGCCCAGCTCCAAGCGGCGCTGGGCATCGACGAGTCGCTGTTGTTGACCGTCGACGAGTACGACACCGTCCACGAGGGCTCCGGGGGCGAGGACGCCGCGGCTTCGGGCCCAACGCCCGATGTCGAGAGTCACGATGACCAGCGAGAGGCGGTGACCGTATGAGCGATCAGCAGCGAGTCGCCGAGGGTGGCTCCAAGTCGAGCCGCAAGAAGCGTCGCAGGAAGAACCGCCAGAATCAGGCCAAGCAGATCACCCAGTTCTGGGGTGCACCCGACGACCTACCGGCTCCGGCCGAGACCGTGCGGATCACCAAGGAACCGGCAGCCGTCATCCGTTCGATCGGGCGCCCCCCGCTACCCGGCCAAGAGACCATCGCCGAGCACTACTTCGCCGCCGTCTACGAGCGAGCCGTCAGCCTGTCGAGCGCGCTCGCCGCGGCCGCCGATCTGATCGATCCCGACGACCTGTAGACCCTCAGGCCGACGGCACCAGCACCGGTGCACCGGCACCGATCGTGGTGCGGTGGAGGAGCCGGTCGTAGCCGTCGTAGCCGGCTGTCGCCCGGTGCAACACCGAACGGTTGTCCCACATCACCAGCATGTTCGGCTCCCACACGTGCCGGTACTGGAACGGCTCCGAGGTCTGGTAGGCATAGAGCTCGCCGAGCAACGACCGAGCCTCGGCGTCGTCCATGCCCTCGATCCCGATGATGTAGCCGAGGCAGCTGAAGATGCCGAGGCAGCCGGTTTCTGGGTGCTCGCGGATGATCGGATGGGTGTGGGTGGCCATCGCCGCGCCCGAAGGGCGGATCGCCATCGACCGACCCGCCTTCTGGTCGGCCTCGCCGTAGGTGCCGCTCGGTGCGTAGCCGCCACGGGCGGAGTGCACGGCGATCTTTCCTTCGAGACGCTGCCGCAGCTCGACGGGCATCCGCTCGAGTGCGAGATGCTGATTGGCATAGAGCGTGTCGCCGCCGGTGGGCGGGATCGTGACCGCCATCAAGCAGGTGCCCTGCGGCGGATGCACCTGGAAGCTCCAGTCGCTGTGCCAGTTCTCGGCGAACAGGGGAGCCGTCTCATCGGCTCGACGCTCGACTGCGATGATGTGCTCCCGACCCTCGATCGGCCCGATGTAGGGGTCGTCGCCGAACGGGCCGAAGTGGAGGGTGAAGCGCTCGAGGTCGTCGTCGTCGATCGACTGGTCGGGGAACGCCACCACATGGTGCTCCAGCCAGGCGGCTCGGATCGCGGCGACCGTGGCTTGATCGAGCGGCTGTGACAGGTCGACGCCTCGAATCGTGGCGCCGCACGCCTGCCCGGACGGAATGATCTCGATGGCCATGGCTACGACGCTACGTTCGCGCCTGCGGCCGGACAAGTCCCTCGATGCCGTCAGTCGCCGACCTGGGCGTCGATGGCTTCCCGGAGCAGGTCGGCGTGTCCCACGTGGCGGGCGTACTCCTCGATCATGTGCACCAGGATCCATCGCAGGTTGACGCCCTCGCCCTGTGGTCCCCGACCCACGGCGTCGAGACCGGCGCCATGCGCCGCCGCCCGACTTCGCTCCACCGACTCGGCGAAGAGCGCCGCGAGCTGGCCGTGGGCCCGGTCTTCGCCCCAGGTCATCTCCCAGTCGGGATCGATCCCGAAGTCGGCGCCTGACCACGGATCGGGGGCCGGATGGCCGGCAAACGTCATGTGGAACCAGTGGTCCTCGACGAACGCCATGTGGCTGAGGAGCCGACCGAGGGTGAGCGTCGAGGGCAGGGGAGCGGAGTGCAAGTCCTCGGTGGACAGTCCCCACGTCTTGCGAACCAGCACGATCCGGTAGAAGTCGAGCATCTCGTCGAGCGTGGCGCGCTCGTCGGCAGTGCGATGCTCCTCGGGCAGAGCCGGTGCGTCCTCGGGCAGTTCCATGTGGCAAACCCTAGGCCAGCCGTTTGCGCACGTCTGCCGGTTTGCTCGGACGGTGCCTCGGGCTGCAGGTCAGGAAATGGTGCTAAAGGCGACGAGTTGACGGGTCGTTGACCTTCGCATGTCCAAGACCGTCAAGCTCGTTGTCCCTGCCTCGTGGTTCGCTGGAGGCTGGTTGCCCCAGATCTGCGCCAAGACCGGCAAGCCCACGACCGATACCCGCAAGACCAACGCCGAGTACATGAGCCCCGTCGCGTTTGCCGGCTTTCTCATGGGTGTCGTCGGCTTCCTCCTCCTCCACCTCATCACGCGCAAGCGGGTGACCGGCGTTGTCCCCCTGGCCGGTGGTGGTCGCCGCGGTCGGAACCTGACGCTGGTGGGCTTCGTCGTCATGCTGGCCAGCTTTGCTGCGATGTTCGGCTTGCTGTCGCCCGATGCCGGCAAGCAGATGCTCGGTGCGCTCGGTCTTCTGGGCATCTTCGTTGGTCTCGCCTTCGTCATCGCCGGAACCGTCGCCGGTGTGCCGGTGAAGCTGTCGAAAGACCAGCAATGGGTCACCTTTACGAAGGCCCACCCGGACTTCGCAGCGGCCGCCACGGCCATGATGGCGGAAGCCACCGCTGCCGCCGCAGCCGTGCCCACCGCCCCTCCCGCCATGGCCGGTGCCCAGGACCCGTTTGCGTCGAGCTACTGATCGCTCACAGGGCTCATCGCCGCCGAGCCAGCGTGATCGACCGGCCGCCGGGAGCTGAGGCGTCGAACGGTCCCGACCTGCGTTGCGGCTCGGCTCGAGATCGGCTGTCACACCCCATCGTCATACTGTTTTCATGGGATTCGGGTCGGCGAAAGATGCAGGGAAGAGGGGGCGGATCACTGCTGATCCGTCCACTCCGTATGTCGCCCAGCTCGCCAATCAGCTCCTCACGTTCTCCTCGATGAACAATGTCGAGGATCTGTCGGCCGATGAGATGGCCGACCTGTTGTTGGTGATGGCCAACGCGGCGGAACACCTCGAGACCCAGACCGGCCAGTTGGCGTTGGCCGCGCATCGTCGTGGTGTGGGCCGCCATCTCGGTTCGAGGTCGACCGGGGCATGGCTGGCGCATCGGGCCAAGGTCACCCCAGCCCATGCCCACCGCATGATTCGTCGTTCGGAGACTGAGGTGGCGTTCGCCCGGTTCTATCTGGCGCATGAGGACGGCAAGATCACCGGCTACCACCTCGACCATCTCGGGGAGTTGTGGCGGAACAATCCCAAGCTCGAGGAGCTGCTGTATCGGGACGAGGCGATGCTGTGCGACGCCGCCTGCTCCCTGCCGCCGCAGAAGTTCGGTTTGGTCTGCCAGAAATGGTTGTCGCTCGCCGATCCCGATGGGGCGTACGAGAAGTATTTGTTGAACCTGGAGCGCCGGTTCTACCAGTCGTCGAAAGACCTGGACGGCAACTTCCATCTCGCCGGACGGCTCGATCCGGTGAACGGTGAGATCTTCGATCAGCTGGTGTCGAAGCGGGCAGCGGAGTTCTTCGACGCCGATTGGGCGAAAGCGGTGGCGGAGGCAGCGCCGGGTGAAGTGATCACCAAGTCGATGCTGCGCCGGAGCGACCGGCAACGTCGCCTCGATGCGCTGGTGTCGTTGGTGATCGACGGGTCATCGACGCCGGAGGGGGCGCAACGTCCGGAGCCGTCGATCATCTTCGGTTTGGATGTGTTGAGTCTGTCGGAGTTCATCGCCCAGATGCTGCATGCCGATC
This window encodes:
- a CDS encoding metal-dependent hydrolase, translated to MSATFDTPLADHPLRARQVSFDSTASFEVDWQRRLPEFAMAANAVSMMMPHVEPYVVRSVRGVIDELDAPLAEQARAYAAQESSHHGQHRRFNQHLIHRYPFLRKVDHWLSRTFRFIEAKGRGNFALAYAAGAETIAYAIARWVADHRRTLLDGADGPAADLFVWHLAEEVEHKTVAFDVFTARGGSRGSFLIGMLASLSTLAFYTVLGTLVMMISSRRILSPMAWLRLTWWCLTFVFELLPTMAGALLRGHHPSSLSDPEFYRVWLLDFDLRASAGRREEAAARDSSATGPSGTSGLASRAAPQPPRPHRAPRN
- a CDS encoding DEAD/DEAH box helicase gives rise to the protein MQRHLDGRVDAEGRSMLERHHDAWVRVLLRMLDDAEVAYDDARDAIHGPERAMVLADLQSEIDAIDEQLTELVGPAKPLNAPPASASAAGAPAAPLALDLDPGSTQLHLSWIPGRIVAWTGGYLAPSDDTDGVIARLVASGASATVWEPHTGAKLPDGGKADAVSAPLEAVLGWLVSLRMSHDDPDIGTSATWLGMIGSLAVQLVAQGRMIPKLKKIGRAEGEGKSNNDDRSSFAVHWAPALMEPDDIVALSNALPLAVTVFRNRQDARAFSQAVLADIVDVIVSAGARRLEVPAAPPEPRTKPEVAEAFLGHINGEPFDAPSRAGAELGRRLDQWSRAISGAANVKLVLVLEEPDSAGAWHLRVMAPGTGSSLEPVESAMVNSSNTKRKEVKDQLARLETLYPVLLRPGGRRRGEVVLSQDEAWQLMSSIGDTLTAAGFEVRAPQLSRKRSTPALRLTSEEAQESVVGARQLANVRWSVVFDDVELTAAEIQRLAAQARPLVQSNGRWIELDKVDLADAARALAERADATKLTGADMLRHALGLEGSPLLGGITVAGEGWAADLLRSAASVPDDLPTQPEGFKGELRHYQAEALAWLGFLDTAGLGGCLALDMGLGKTPTMLAHLRRSVGSGPALVIAPPAVVGNWASETRKFVPDLRVIVHHGPNRAEGREIAKLGERADVVITTYGTAVRDADDLAKIEWGKTVLDEAQAIKNATSETAQVLRTIPARSRIALTGTPIENGLGDLWSIMDYTNPGLVGNRAQFISQLSPTGASTDGAEGALRALNGILVFRRTKAEPAIAAELPDRIDELDHCSMTPEQIGLYQAVLDTLIKDQAEEGTDRKKGAVLAAITALKQICNHPSAYRDDGGPLEGRSGKLARLNEIVDNVFASGERVLIFTHFASWGVKLAEYLTNRTGLPIACYHGGLARGARDTLVSEFQKGKGAGAMVLSLKAGGTGLNLTAANHVVLYDRWWNPAVEDQARDRVWRIGQLNTVIAHRLVCPGTVDERVEEVVAGKRQIADMVLPKSSSIDDLDAAQLQAALGIDESLLLTVDEYDTVHEGSGGEDAAASGPTPDVESHDDQREAVTV
- a CDS encoding TauD/TfdA family dioxygenase, coding for MAIEIIPSGQACGATIRGVDLSQPLDQATVAAIRAAWLEHHVVAFPDQSIDDDDLERFTLHFGPFGDDPYIGPIEGREHIIAVERRADETAPLFAENWHSDWSFQVHPPQGTCLMAVTIPPTGGDTLYANQHLALERMPVELRQRLEGKIAVHSARGGYAPSGTYGEADQKAGRSMAIRPSGAAMATHTHPIIREHPETGCLGIFSCLGYIIGIEGMDDAEARSLLGELYAYQTSEPFQYRHVWEPNMLVMWDNRSVLHRATAGYDGYDRLLHRTTIGAGAPVLVPSA
- a CDS encoding DinB family protein, with the protein product MELPEDAPALPEEHRTADERATLDEMLDFYRIVLVRKTWGLSTEDLHSAPLPSTLTLGRLLSHMAFVEDHWFHMTFAGHPAPDPWSGADFGIDPDWEMTWGEDRAHGQLAALFAESVERSRAAAHGAGLDAVGRGPQGEGVNLRWILVHMIEEYARHVGHADLLREAIDAQVGD